The DNA region CGTTCCGACGGTCTCGAGCGGTCCGACGGTCTCGAGCGAACCGGCCGCGGCGTCGAGCGAACCGACCGCGGCGTCGAGCCGCAGCATCCGGCGCACGTGCCGCGCGAGCACGTCGGTCTCGACGTTCACCCGGTCCCCCGGCACGCGCAGGCCGAGGGTCGTCGCCTCGAGCGTCTCCGGGATGAGGCTGACCTCGAACCAGGCGGCGTCCGGCGCGGTGTCCTCGGGCGAGACGGCGCTGACGGTGAGCGAGACGCCGTCGAGCGCGATCGACCCCTTGTCGACGACGAGCGGGCTGAGTGCCGGCGCGAGCGAGAAGCGCACCCGGCGCCAGCCGTCGCCGTCGGCCGTCTCGAGCAGGGTGGCGGTGCCGTCGATGTGGCCCTGAACGATGTGGCCGCCGAGCCGGTCGCCGACCGACGCCGCGCGCTCGAGGTTCAGGCGGTCGCCCACCCGCAACGCTCCGTGCGCGCTCATGTCGAGGGTCTGCTTCATGACGAAGGCGGTGAAGGAGTCGGGGGTCTGCTCGACCACGGTGAGGCAGACGCCGCTGGTGGCGATGGAGTCGCCGTGGCTGGCGTCCGCGACCACGATCGGCCCACGGACGGTGAGCGCGACGGAGTCGCCGTGCTGCTCGACGGCGGTGACGGTGCCGAGTTCCTCGATGATGCCGGTGAACACTGGTGTCCTCTCAACGGGACTCCGGGGGTGTTCGACGATCGTCGGCATCGACGGACGGGTCGTCCCACGCAGGATGGGTCGTCTCGTCCGCCAGCGCGCCTCCCATCCGGACTCTCACCGTCGGTCCCGGAGTTTCACCGAGTCAACCTCTGCCGGGTTCGCACCCGTCATCAGTTCGTGGACTGTCACCACCGGTTCGGAATTGCACCGACCCCGGAGCGCTTGCGTAGTCGGAACGATACCCCAGACCGGTGACCGACGCGTCGGGCCGGGACGCACCGTGTAACGCGCGGTCAGCCGCGTCCGCGGGCGAGCGCGACCGCCTGCCGCAGCGACAGGTCCGGCAGGTACGCCCGGACGACCGCGAGGCCGATCGACGGCAGCGCGACCGGGTCGGGGTAGGCGAGGACGAGCGGGTGCAGGTCGGGGCCGAACTTCTGCTTGAACCGGAGCAGCGACCGGAAGCCGTAGACCGGTTCGAGGACTCCCCCGACGAGCTCGAGCAGGCTCTGCACCCCGTCGCTCGGTGCCGCGTTCTCGCCCGCCTGCGCGAGCGGTGCCGCCGACAGGCTGAGTCGTTCGACGCCGTCGTCGCGCATCCGTTCGGCCGCGCTCGCGACGAGGAACTCCATCACGCCGTTCGGCGCGGCCTCGGTCCGGCGCATCACGTCGAGGGTCCAGCCGACGACCCGCCCCTCGCGGTGGCTCGGCAACCAGCTCGTCACGGCGAGCACCCGCCCGGTGGCGTCCTGCGCGACGAGCGTCCGGACGGCGGGGTCGCGCATCTCGTCCACCCCGCCGAGCGTGAAGCCCATCTCGGGGAGCTCGCGCTCGGAGACCCACTCCTCCGAGATCGCCTCGATCTGCCGTGCCGTCGACGGCGGCAGGTCCTGCCAGGACGACCAGGTGGCGGTGATGCCCTCGCGGCGGGCCCGGTTCACGGCGGTGCGGACGTCCTGCTTGCGCTTGCCCGTCGTCGTCCACGTGCGCGGGTCGAGGTCGGCGTCCTCGGCCACCGGCAACGTCGACCACCCCTGCGTCGTGAGCAGCTCGGCCGTCCCGGCGTCGATGCCGTAGAAGACCGTCGTCCACCCGTTGTCATCG from Curtobacterium sp. MCJR17_020 includes:
- a CDS encoding riboflavin synthase, with product MFTGIIEELGTVTAVEQHGDSVALTVRGPIVVADASHGDSIATSGVCLTVVEQTPDSFTAFVMKQTLDMSAHGALRVGDRLNLERAASVGDRLGGHIVQGHIDGTATLLETADGDGWRRVRFSLAPALSPLVVDKGSIALDGVSLTVSAVSPEDTAPDAAWFEVSLIPETLEATTLGLRVPGDRVNVETDVLARHVRRMLRLDAAVGSLDAAAGSLETVGPLETVGTEAR